One Skermanella sp. TT6 genomic window, GCTGGAGCAGTTCCTCGACGGTGCGGATGCCGGCCATGCCGTTGCCGACGACGACGAGGCGTTCCTTGGGTCTTGCCATCATGTCCATGGGGGGAGTCTCCGGCTCAGGCGGCATCGGCGTCGGCGGGGCGATGCCGGGCATAGAGGAAGCGCAGCACCTCGCCGCGGCAGTGGGCGTAGGTCGCGTCGTCGGCCAGGTCGAGGCGCCTGCGGGGGCGCTCCAGCGGGATGTCCAGCACTTCGCCGACGGTGGCGGCGGGGCCGTTGGTCATCATCACGATGCGGTCGGACAGCAGCACCGCCTCGTCCACGTCGTGGGTGATCATGATGACCGTGTTGCGCAGGGTGTTCTGGATCTGCATCAGCGCGTCCTGGAGCCGGGCGCGGTTGAGCGCGTCGAGGGCGCCGAACGGCTCGTCCATCAGAAGCACCTTGGGCTCCATCGCCAGCGCCCGGGCGATGCCGACGCGCTGCTTCATGCCGCCGGAAATCTCGGACGGGTGCTTGCCCGTGGCATGGGACATGCCGACCAGGTTCAGGTTGTGCAGGGTCCAGTCGTGCCGTTCCTGCGCGCCGCGGGTCTTGCCGAACACCTTGTCCACGGCCAGCCGGACATTGTCGTAGACGGTCAGCCAGGGCAGCAGGGAGTGGTTCTGGAACACCACCGCCCGGTCGGGACCCGGCGCGTCGACCAGCTTCCCTTCGAGGAAGACCCCGCCCAGGGTCGGCTTCAGCAGGCCCGCGACGATGTTCAGCAGGGTGGACTTGCCGCAGCCGGAATGGCCGATGATGCTGACGAACTCGCCCCGGGCGATCTTGAGGTCCACGTCGCGCACGGCGGGAACCGGCGACTTCCGGGGGTTGAAGGTGATGCCGACGCCTTCGATGCTGAGATATGCGGTCATGTCGGGTGTCCCTTCAGCGCTTGGTGTGGTCGAAGCGGCGCTGGATCAGGTTCATGCCCATGTCCAGCAGGATGCCGACCAGCCCGATCACCACGATGGCGACGATGATGCTGGACACGTTAAGGTTGTTCCATTCGTCCCAGACGAAGAAGCCGATGCCGATGCCGCC contains:
- a CDS encoding ABC transporter ATP-binding protein, producing MTAYLSIEGVGITFNPRKSPVPAVRDVDLKIARGEFVSIIGHSGCGKSTLLNIVAGLLKPTLGGVFLEGKLVDAPGPDRAVVFQNHSLLPWLTVYDNVRLAVDKVFGKTRGAQERHDWTLHNLNLVGMSHATGKHPSEISGGMKQRVGIARALAMEPKVLLMDEPFGALDALNRARLQDALMQIQNTLRNTVIMITHDVDEAVLLSDRIVMMTNGPAATVGEVLDIPLERPRRRLDLADDATYAHCRGEVLRFLYARHRPADADAA